One genomic region from Deltaproteobacteria bacterium encodes:
- a CDS encoding Do family serine endopeptidase — protein sequence MKRDSHPPRNLSGTLPVLAIATLLALPAAAQPAPGSTGGLPDFVRLAREATPSVVSISSTQIIRSQGYGGDPYEFFFGPRHRGREQRKQGQGSGFVIDAEGHILTNNHVVAGADELEVRFPGEDRSYKAEILGRDEMTDLALIRIVGEPPKVRPLSMGDSDALEVGQWVFAVGNPFGLDSTVTAGIVSAKERTIGAGRYDDFIQTDASINPGNSGGPLLDLHGQVVGVNTMIFSPAGGNVGIGFAIPINLAREIVTQLRGNGEVVRGWLGVVIQRVSPDMVAPLGLKSAEGALIAELDASGPAAAVGLQPGDVIVRWDEQPVKDSDDLPLLVARTAPGAKVSVRLIREGKPRTLKVKVARLGEAPKMTHPAPAPVGSLGLRVAPDRGGVRILQVVPGSAADRAGLLAGDVVLQVNRTPVGSVDAWEKAITPARKGETVMLRIKRRDRALFVTLRP from the coding sequence ATGAAGCGCGACAGCCACCCCCCGCGGAACCTGTCCGGGACCCTGCCGGTCCTGGCCATCGCGACCCTCCTCGCCCTCCCGGCGGCGGCCCAGCCCGCGCCGGGCTCCACCGGCGGGCTCCCCGACTTCGTGCGCCTCGCGCGGGAGGCGACCCCCTCGGTGGTGAGCATCTCCTCCACCCAGATCATCCGCTCCCAGGGCTACGGCGGCGATCCCTACGAGTTCTTCTTCGGCCCGCGCCACCGTGGGCGGGAGCAGCGCAAGCAGGGCCAGGGCTCGGGCTTCGTCATCGACGCCGAGGGGCACATCCTCACCAACAACCACGTCGTCGCCGGTGCGGACGAGCTCGAGGTGCGCTTCCCGGGCGAAGATCGCAGCTACAAGGCCGAGATCCTCGGCCGGGACGAGATGACCGACCTGGCGCTGATCCGGATCGTCGGTGAGCCGCCGAAGGTCCGGCCCCTGTCGATGGGTGACTCCGACGCCCTCGAGGTGGGGCAGTGGGTCTTCGCGGTGGGCAACCCCTTCGGCCTCGACTCGACCGTCACCGCCGGGATCGTCTCCGCCAAGGAGCGGACCATCGGCGCCGGCCGCTACGACGACTTCATCCAGACCGACGCCTCGATCAACCCGGGCAACTCCGGCGGCCCCCTCCTCGATCTGCACGGTCAGGTGGTCGGCGTGAACACCATGATCTTCAGCCCCGCTGGCGGGAACGTCGGCATCGGCTTCGCCATCCCCATCAACCTCGCCCGGGAGATCGTCACCCAGCTGCGCGGCAACGGAGAGGTCGTCCGGGGCTGGCTCGGCGTCGTGATCCAGCGGGTCTCGCCCGACATGGTGGCGCCCCTCGGGCTGAAGAGCGCCGAGGGCGCCTTGATCGCCGAGCTGGACGCCAGCGGTCCGGCCGCCGCGGTCGGCCTGCAGCCGGGCGACGTGATCGTGCGCTGGGACGAGCAGCCCGTGAAGGACTCGGACGACCTGCCGCTGCTCGTCGCCCGGACCGCGCCCGGCGCGAAGGTGAGCGTTCGGCTGATACGCGAGGGCAAGCCCCGGACCCTGAAGGTGAAGGTGGCTCGCCTCGGCGAGGCCCCGAAGATGACGCACCCCGCGCCGGCCCCCGTCGGCTCCCTCGGCCTGCGGGTCGCCCCCGATCGGGGCGGCGTCCGCATCCTCCAGGTCGTGCCCGGCTCCGCCGCCGATCGCGCCGGGCTCCTCGCCGGCGACGTCGTGCTGCAGGTGAACCGCACCCCGGTCGGATCGGTCGACGCCTGGGAGAAGGCCATCACCCCGGCCCGCAAGGGCGAGACGGTGATGCTGCGGATCAAGCGCCGGGATCGCGCGCTCTTCGTGACCTTGCGGCCCTGA
- a CDS encoding MopE-related protein, whose protein sequence is MKVQRRPGAAGSLLALGALLTALTLLSGGGCKCSGGQGSRSDGGGDAGSDAGSPDAGPVCDADGDGHDSISCGGDDCNDTEPLSFPGNPEVCDDGRDNDCLNGPDDGCPCPTGASRPCYTGPTGTEGVGPCLGGRQSCEASGFWGACQGEVRPDFEACDGLDNDCDGDIDEQLTNACGSCDALPTELCGDTLDSDCDGQIDPAGGCDVNCSFLPDSFLADCASGAISDPRCCCVTAPQTCEGCVDRQAQPCYTGPGGTVGVGKCAGGLADCVNNVWLDCIGQILPDAAETCGNDVDDDCDGQVDEGCPLTCTPAAETCDGQDNDCNGAVDEGCVASGTQPCYDGPNGTAGVGVCQSGTQQAMGELWGACVGSIGPRPEQCNALDDDCDGTTDEGCCIPNPANVDPTTGLETVCNGIDDDCNGLVDDGVVNACGLCPPLPCYVEAWPDPATGGWDCGADCSNDGTGPGDPTNPESLCNPDQLCLNRARYDQPYIWIARTAENRVQKINTNTFQTELIVPPNLGDPRLGWSPSRTAVAVDGSVWVGHRGCENSLSNCQAQDPNYGNAVHLASDGTLICRADVTSPNPAGSNVAVRAITLDGNGDAWIGNWDGGTISQYSGTQIDATQSPPRCILKRTVDLQGSRAYGAAVNSEGDIWIATLGNGPVRKIDTGSGVIIDSVTLPQPSYGLAVDLNDNVWFGIWASVGGVMRLAHATGAVTQPRPPAAYACEQTSRTRGVAVDFDGNLWVANWDCASVSKYAPDGTHLLTTAVSNGPLGMAVDTNGKIWAVNHTASNAVVLNPTGSPVTTISNLASPYTYSDMSGLQLRLVTRQNGSWIATYDSGWTGAGWSRAELDIALIPSGGSVCVRGRSAATRAGLSTAGWSPYECAPPYTHQPPPATYPLTAVPPGRYLQIEVQLNGANEQSPVVDRVEVFWDRP, encoded by the coding sequence ATGAAGGTTCAGAGGCGACCGGGGGCCGCAGGCTCGCTGCTGGCGCTCGGCGCATTGCTCACGGCCCTGACCCTGCTCTCCGGCGGCGGCTGCAAGTGCAGCGGCGGGCAGGGCTCCCGGAGCGACGGCGGCGGCGACGCCGGCAGCGACGCGGGCAGCCCCGACGCGGGGCCGGTCTGCGACGCCGACGGCGACGGCCACGACTCGATCTCCTGCGGCGGCGACGACTGCAACGACACCGAGCCCCTCTCCTTCCCGGGCAACCCCGAGGTCTGCGACGACGGCCGCGACAACGACTGCCTCAACGGCCCCGACGACGGCTGCCCCTGCCCGACCGGCGCCTCCCGCCCCTGCTACACCGGGCCCACCGGCACCGAGGGGGTCGGCCCCTGCCTCGGCGGCCGGCAGAGCTGCGAGGCCAGCGGCTTCTGGGGCGCCTGCCAGGGCGAGGTGCGCCCGGACTTCGAGGCCTGCGACGGCCTCGACAACGACTGCGACGGCGACATCGACGAGCAGCTCACCAACGCCTGCGGCAGCTGCGACGCCCTGCCGACCGAGCTCTGCGGCGACACCCTCGACTCGGACTGCGACGGTCAGATCGATCCGGCCGGCGGCTGCGACGTGAACTGCTCCTTCCTGCCCGACAGCTTCCTCGCCGACTGCGCCTCCGGCGCCATCAGCGATCCGCGCTGCTGCTGCGTCACCGCCCCGCAGACCTGCGAGGGCTGCGTCGATCGGCAGGCCCAGCCCTGCTACACCGGCCCCGGCGGCACCGTCGGCGTCGGCAAGTGCGCCGGCGGGCTGGCCGACTGCGTGAACAACGTCTGGCTCGACTGCATCGGCCAGATCCTCCCCGACGCCGCCGAGACCTGCGGCAACGACGTCGACGACGACTGCGACGGGCAGGTCGACGAGGGCTGCCCCCTCACCTGCACCCCGGCGGCCGAGACCTGCGACGGCCAGGACAACGACTGCAACGGCGCGGTCGACGAGGGCTGCGTCGCCAGCGGCACCCAGCCCTGCTACGACGGCCCCAACGGCACCGCCGGGGTGGGCGTCTGCCAGAGCGGCACCCAGCAGGCCATGGGTGAGCTCTGGGGCGCCTGCGTGGGCTCCATCGGGCCGCGCCCGGAGCAGTGCAACGCCCTGGACGACGACTGCGACGGCACCACCGACGAGGGCTGCTGCATCCCGAACCCGGCGAACGTCGATCCCACCACCGGCCTCGAGACGGTCTGCAACGGCATCGACGACGACTGCAACGGCCTGGTCGACGACGGGGTCGTCAACGCCTGCGGCCTCTGCCCTCCCCTGCCCTGCTACGTCGAGGCGTGGCCGGATCCCGCGACCGGGGGCTGGGACTGCGGCGCCGACTGTTCGAACGACGGCACCGGCCCCGGCGATCCCACCAACCCCGAGAGCCTCTGCAACCCGGATCAGCTCTGCCTGAACCGGGCCCGCTACGACCAGCCCTACATCTGGATCGCCCGCACCGCCGAGAACCGGGTGCAGAAGATCAACACCAACACCTTCCAGACCGAGCTGATCGTCCCGCCGAACCTCGGCGATCCCCGCCTGGGCTGGAGCCCCTCCCGCACCGCGGTGGCGGTGGACGGCTCGGTGTGGGTCGGGCACCGGGGCTGCGAGAACAGCCTCTCCAACTGCCAGGCCCAGGATCCCAACTACGGCAACGCCGTCCACCTCGCCAGCGACGGCACCCTCATCTGCCGCGCCGACGTGACGAGCCCCAACCCGGCGGGCTCGAACGTCGCCGTGCGGGCGATCACCCTCGACGGCAACGGCGACGCCTGGATCGGCAACTGGGACGGCGGGACCATCTCGCAGTACAGCGGCACCCAGATCGACGCCACCCAGAGCCCGCCGCGCTGCATCCTGAAGCGCACCGTCGACCTCCAGGGCTCCCGCGCCTACGGCGCGGCGGTGAACAGCGAGGGCGACATCTGGATCGCCACCCTGGGCAACGGGCCGGTCCGCAAGATCGACACCGGCAGCGGCGTGATCATCGACTCGGTCACCCTGCCCCAGCCCTCCTACGGCCTGGCGGTGGATCTGAACGACAACGTCTGGTTCGGCATCTGGGCCAGCGTGGGTGGGGTGATGCGCCTGGCCCACGCCACCGGCGCCGTCACGCAGCCCCGGCCGCCGGCGGCCTACGCCTGCGAGCAGACCAGCCGCACCCGGGGGGTGGCGGTGGACTTCGACGGGAACCTCTGGGTGGCCAACTGGGACTGTGCCTCGGTGAGCAAGTACGCCCCCGACGGCACCCACCTGCTGACCACGGCCGTGTCGAACGGCCCCCTGGGCATGGCCGTCGACACCAACGGGAAGATCTGGGCCGTGAACCACACGGCCTCGAACGCCGTCGTGCTGAACCCCACCGGCAGCCCGGTGACCACCATCTCGAACCTGGCGAGCCCCTACACCTACTCCGACATGTCCGGCCTCCAGCTGCGCCTGGTCACCCGGCAGAACGGCAGCTGGATCGCCACCTACGACTCGGGCTGGACCGGCGCCGGCTGGAGCCGGGCCGAGCTGGACATCGCCCTGATCCCCTCGGGCGGCTCGGTCTGCGTCCGCGGGCGGAGCGCCGCGACCCGGGCGGGCCTCTCCACGGCGGGCTGGTCGCCCTACGAGTGCGCGCCGCCCTACACCCACCAGCCCCCGCCGGCCACCTACCCGTTGACGGCGGTGCCCCCCGGGCGCTACCTGCAGATCGAGGTCCAGCTCAACGGCGCCAACGAACAGAGCCCCGTGGTGGACCGGGTCGAGGTCTTCTGGGACCGACCCTGA
- a CDS encoding zinc ribbon domain-containing protein: MPIYEYRCEQCEEEFEVSQRITEDALTEHEGCGGPVKRLISRTSFALKGKGWYSDHYGLQPGAKKEDSSSSAPAPAKSEAKSEAKAESSPSKSESSGAKGGSASDAKPAARKEKPAST; encoded by the coding sequence ATGCCGATCTACGAGTACCGCTGCGAGCAATGTGAAGAAGAGTTCGAGGTGAGCCAGCGCATCACCGAGGACGCCCTGACCGAGCACGAAGGCTGCGGAGGCCCGGTGAAGCGCCTGATCTCCCGGACCTCCTTCGCCCTGAAGGGCAAGGGCTGGTACAGCGACCACTACGGTCTGCAGCCCGGGGCCAAGAAGGAGGACTCGAGCAGCAGCGCGCCGGCGCCCGCCAAGAGCGAGGCGAAGTCCGAGGCGAAGGCCGAGAGCAGCCCCTCGAAGAGCGAGAGCAGCGGCGCCAAGGGCGGCTCCGCCAGCGACGCCAAGCCGGCCGCCAGGAAGGAAAAGCCGGCCAGCACGTGA